The window GCGGTCGCAGCGCATGGCGCGCAGCTTGTCCGTCGCGAGGCTGGACTCGAACTGGAAGACGCCGCTCGTGCGGCCGGCCGCGAGCATCTCGTACACGGCGGGGTCGTCGAGGCCGATCTCCTCCCAGTCCACGCGGGTCCCGTGCCGTTCCTCGACGTTCCGCGCCGCGTCGGCGATCACGGTCAGCGTGCGCAGACCCAGGAAGTCCATCTTGAGCATGCCCGCCTTTTCGAGCGCGTTCATGTCGAACTGCGTGATCACGGCGCCGCTCTTCGTGTCCGAGCAGATCGGCACGTAGTCGTCCAGCGGTCCCGGCGCGATCACGACGCCCGCCGCGTGCACGGAACTGTGGCGCGCGAGCCCCTCGATGCGTTCCGCGTAGTCGAGGAGTTTCCGGACCTGGGCGTCCTCGCGGTCGCTTTCGGCGAGGTCCCCCACCTTCTTCCGCGCCTCCGCCACCGTGAGCGAATACCCCGGCGTGGACGGCACGAGCTTGGCGAGCCGGTCCGTGTCCGAGGGCGAGAAGCCGAGCACCCGGCCCACGTCCCGGATCACGGCGCGCGCCTTCATCGTCCCGAAGGTGATGATCTGCCCGACCGAGGCCTGCCCGTACTTCTCCCGCACGTAGTCGATCACCTCGCCACGGCGCTCGTAGCAGAAGTCGATGTCGATGTCCGGCATCGAGACGCGTTCCGGATTCAGGAAGCGCTCGAAGAGGAGGTCGAACTCGAGCGGGTCCACGTCGGTGATGCCGAGCGCGTAGCAGATGATGGATCCCGCGGCGGATCCGCGACCGGGCCCGACCGGGATGTCCCGCTCGCGCGCCGCGACGATGAAGTCCCAGACGATGAGCAGGTATCCGGCGTACCCCGTGTTCTCGATGACGCCGAGTTCGTAGTCGAGGCGCCGGCGCACCTCGTCGGGCAGGGGATCGCCGTACCTGGACTTCGCGCCCGCGGTGGCTTCGTGGCGCAGCATCTCCATGGGTTCCGAGAAGCGGTCCGGGAGCGGGAAGTCGGGCAGGTGATACTGCTTCTCGAACTGGACGTCGCAGCGCTCCGCGATCTTCACCGTCTCGGCGAGCAGGCCGGGCAGATCGGGGAAGAGTTCCGCCATCTCGCCGGCGCTCTTGAAGTAGCTCTCCTCCCCGTGGAAACGGAGCCGGTCGGGGTCGTCCTTGTCCTTCCCCGTCCCGATGCAGAGGAGCGTGTCGTGCGCGTCCGCGTCCTCCCGCCGCAGGTAGTGGGCGTCGTTCGTGACGACGAGCGGCAGCCCGAGTTCCTCGGAGATCCGGATGATCCCCTCGTTCACGAGGTTCTGCTTCGGAATCCCGTGGTTCTGGAGTTCGAGCCAGTATCGGTCCTTGAAGACGCCCGCGTGCCACTCCGCCGTCCGCTTCGCGTCCTCGTACCTCTCGTGCTGCAGGTAGCTCGCAACCTCGCCGACGAGGCAGGCGGAGAGACAGATGAGCCCGTCCGAGTAGCGCTCGAGCATCTCGTGATCCACGCGGGGGCGGCGGTAGAAGCCCTCCGTGTAACCGATCGACGAGAGCTTCACGAGATTCGAGTACCCGCGCCGGTTCTCGGCGAGCAGCACGAGGTGGGCGCTGTGGGCCGGCGCTCCCTCCTCCAGCTTGCGGGAGCGGCGGTCGCCGTACGCGACGTAGACCTCGCAGCCGATGATCGGCTTGATCCCCCGGGCGCGGGCCTTCTCCTGGAACTCCCACGCGCCGTGCATGTTGCCGTGGTCCGTGAGGGCGATGGCGGGCATGCCGAGTTCGACCGCGCGGTCGATCAGGTCGTCGATCCGGTTCGCGCCGTCGAGGAGCGAGTACTCGCTATGTGTGTGAAGATGAACGAACTGCATCCGGGCGACCCTGTCCGGCTATGAGCCGGAGTCGACGCAGCGGAACGACCCCAGTATCTCCTGCAACTGCAGCATGTACTCGTACTTGGCCCGGTTCGGCGAGTAGAGCCACGCATCGACGAAGTACGTGCGCGCCGGACAGTCGACCACCCAGACGATGAACGGGCCCGCAGCGGGGAATCCGCCCGACTCATCCTGCCACACGCCGGTCACCTCCAGCGCCGGGCGGCCCTCCCACATGAAGCTGACCACGCTCGAATTCGTGTCGTCGATCCGCTGCGGGACGTTGTAGTGGGTGGCATCGATCTCCGCCCGCCACTCCAGCGCCAGCTCCCTCGTCAGCGAGTCCACGCCCGGGCGCCAGGCGACG is drawn from Candidatus Palauibacter scopulicola and contains these coding sequences:
- the dnaE gene encoding DNA polymerase III subunit alpha; the encoded protein is MQFVHLHTHSEYSLLDGANRIDDLIDRAVELGMPAIALTDHGNMHGAWEFQEKARARGIKPIIGCEVYVAYGDRRSRKLEEGAPAHSAHLVLLAENRRGYSNLVKLSSIGYTEGFYRRPRVDHEMLERYSDGLICLSACLVGEVASYLQHERYEDAKRTAEWHAGVFKDRYWLELQNHGIPKQNLVNEGIIRISEELGLPLVVTNDAHYLRREDADAHDTLLCIGTGKDKDDPDRLRFHGEESYFKSAGEMAELFPDLPGLLAETVKIAERCDVQFEKQYHLPDFPLPDRFSEPMEMLRHEATAGAKSRYGDPLPDEVRRRLDYELGVIENTGYAGYLLIVWDFIVAARERDIPVGPGRGSAAGSIICYALGITDVDPLEFDLLFERFLNPERVSMPDIDIDFCYERRGEVIDYVREKYGQASVGQIITFGTMKARAVIRDVGRVLGFSPSDTDRLAKLVPSTPGYSLTVAEARKKVGDLAESDREDAQVRKLLDYAERIEGLARHSSVHAAGVVIAPGPLDDYVPICSDTKSGAVITQFDMNALEKAGMLKMDFLGLRTLTVIADAARNVEERHGTRVDWEEIGLDDPAVYEMLAAGRTSGVFQFESSLATDKLRAMRCDR